A genomic segment from Bacillus cereus G9842 encodes:
- a CDS encoding YlxQ family RNA-binding protein — protein sequence MSDWKSFLGLANRARKIISGEELVLKEVRSGKAKLVLLSEDASANTTKRITDKTTYYNVPMKKVENRQQLGHAIGRDERVVVAVLDEGFAKKLRSMLDTNYRG from the coding sequence GTGTCCGATTGGAAATCGTTTTTAGGACTAGCAAATCGCGCTCGAAAAATCATTTCGGGTGAAGAACTCGTTTTAAAAGAAGTACGAAGTGGTAAAGCAAAGCTCGTATTGCTTTCTGAAGATGCGTCAGCGAACACTACTAAACGTATCACTGATAAAACGACGTACTACAACGTACCAATGAAAAAAGTCGAAAATCGACAACAATTAGGGCATGCGATTGGGAGAGACGAGCGAGTCGTTGTAGCTGTGTTAGATGAAGGCTTTGCGAAAAAGCTACGTAGCATGCTCGATACAAATTACCGGGGGTGA
- the rimP gene encoding ribosome maturation factor RimP, which yields MDKKVTEVVEAFAQPIVEELNLELVDVEYVKEGQDWFLRVFIDSEKGVDIEECGAVSERLSEALDKEDPIPHLYFLDVSSPGAERPLKKEKDFQQAVGKQVAIKTYEPIDGEKMFEGKLLSYDGTTITLLLTIKTRKKEIQIPMDKVANARLAVTF from the coding sequence ATGGATAAGAAAGTCACAGAAGTTGTAGAAGCATTTGCGCAGCCAATCGTTGAAGAGTTAAATCTTGAACTTGTAGATGTAGAGTATGTGAAAGAAGGACAAGACTGGTTCTTACGCGTATTCATCGATTCTGAAAAGGGAGTCGACATTGAAGAATGCGGTGCGGTAAGTGAACGTTTAAGCGAAGCTTTAGATAAAGAGGATCCAATTCCTCACCTTTACTTTTTGGATGTATCATCTCCTGGAGCAGAACGCCCATTAAAGAAAGAGAAAGACTTCCAGCAAGCGGTAGGAAAACAAGTGGCAATTAAAACATATGAGCCAATTGATGGCGAAAAGATGTTTGAAGGAAAGTTACTTTCCTACGACGGTACTACAATTACACTACTATTAACAATTAAAACACGTAAAAAAGAAATCCAAATTCCAATGGATAAAGTTGCAAATGCGCGACTTGCTGTTACGTTTTAG
- the nusA gene encoding transcription termination factor NusA: protein MSTELLDALLVLESEKGISKDIIIDAIEAALISAYKRNFNQAQNVRVSFNPEVGTIQVLARKDVVDNVFDPRLEISVEEARQINPNYQDGDVLEIEVTPKDFGRIAAQTAKQVVTQRVREAERGVIYSEFSDREEDIMVGIVQRQDARFIYVSLGKVEALLPVSEQMPNEQYKPHDRIRVFITKVEKTTKGPQIYVSRTHPGLLKRLFEMEVPEIYDGTVEIRSVAREAGDRSKISVHAENIDVDPVGSCVGPKGQRVQRVVDELKGEKIDIVRWSNDPVEYVANALSPSQVVKVLVDEDEKATTVVVPDHQLSLAIGKRGQNARLAAKLTGWKIDIKSESDAKQLGIVTEEDSVIAFGFDSVEDEIE, encoded by the coding sequence ATGAGCACTGAGTTGTTAGATGCTTTGCTCGTATTAGAGTCAGAAAAAGGTATTAGTAAAGATATTATTATTGATGCGATTGAAGCAGCATTAATCTCTGCTTATAAACGCAATTTTAACCAAGCACAAAACGTTCGTGTGAGCTTTAACCCAGAAGTGGGAACAATTCAAGTTTTAGCACGTAAGGACGTTGTTGATAATGTGTTTGATCCACGTCTTGAAATCTCTGTAGAAGAGGCAAGACAAATTAATCCAAACTACCAAGATGGCGACGTACTAGAAATTGAAGTAACGCCAAAAGATTTTGGTCGTATTGCAGCGCAAACTGCAAAACAAGTTGTAACACAACGAGTTCGTGAAGCAGAACGTGGTGTTATTTACTCAGAATTTAGTGATCGTGAAGAAGACATTATGGTTGGTATTGTACAACGCCAAGATGCTCGTTTCATCTACGTAAGCTTAGGCAAAGTAGAAGCTTTATTACCTGTAAGTGAGCAAATGCCAAATGAGCAATATAAGCCACATGATCGTATTCGCGTATTTATTACAAAAGTAGAAAAGACAACAAAAGGACCACAAATTTACGTATCACGTACACATCCTGGTCTTTTAAAACGTTTATTCGAAATGGAAGTTCCAGAAATTTATGATGGAACTGTAGAAATTCGCTCTGTAGCGCGCGAAGCAGGAGATCGTTCTAAAATCTCTGTGCATGCAGAAAACATTGATGTTGATCCAGTTGGTTCTTGCGTAGGACCGAAAGGACAACGTGTACAACGTGTTGTAGATGAACTAAAAGGTGAAAAGATTGACATCGTTCGCTGGTCAAATGACCCAGTTGAATATGTTGCAAATGCTTTAAGCCCATCACAAGTTGTTAAAGTACTTGTAGATGAAGATGAAAAAGCAACAACTGTTGTTGTTCCAGACCACCAGCTATCGTTAGCTATCGGTAAGCGTGGACAAAATGCACGTCTTGCAGCTAAATTAACAGGCTGGAAAATTGATATTAAAAGTGAGTCTGATGCGAAACAACTTGGAATTGTTACAGAAGAAGATAGCGTAATCGCATTCGGATTCGATTCAGTTGAAGACGAAATCGAATAG
- the rnpM gene encoding RNase P modulator RnpM — protein sequence MSNRKVPLRKCIATQEMKSKRELVRIVRSKEGEVSIDLSGKKSGRGAYLSKDKECIIQAQKKNILEHHLKAKIDSSLYEELLELVEKESK from the coding sequence ATGAGCAATCGAAAAGTTCCGTTACGAAAATGTATTGCGACGCAAGAGATGAAATCAAAACGAGAGCTGGTTCGCATTGTTCGTTCCAAAGAGGGCGAAGTGTCTATTGATTTATCTGGAAAAAAATCAGGACGAGGTGCATATTTGTCAAAAGATAAAGAATGCATTATACAAGCCCAAAAGAAAAACATTTTGGAACATCATCTAAAAGCGAAAATCGACAGTTCTCTGTACGAAGAGCTTCTTGAGCTTGTTGAGAAGGAGTCGAAATAA